The stretch of DNA TTGTCCGTCGGCAATTCCAGGACGCCTTTGTGGCCGCCCAAATGCTGCTTCCAATAAACCATCTGCTCGTTCAAGTACCCTGTTTCGAACAGATCGCGCTGCCAGATCGAATAATCTCCGTACTGCAGCACCGGTTGCTGAAACTGCGAAAAATCCCCTTCAGGCTCCCCGCTAAGTTTCCACAGCTCCCCGATCTCACGCACTAGCACGTTCAACGACCATCCGTCCGAGATAATGTGATGCATGTTGACAACCAACACGTGTTCTGATTGATGGCCTTCCTTCCGCATGAGAAGCACACGCAGCAACGGTCCATGCGTCAGATCAAATCCGACCCTCGCCTCTTCCTGAATCAATGTGCTCACTTCTTGCTCGGCAGGTATCTCAATGCAGTGGAACCCGATGCGCGGTTCCGCATTGACATGCTGATACGGAACCCCTTCCCGAACGCCAAACGTCGTCCGCAAGATCGCATGACGGCGTGCGATCTCGTTAAAGACAGCTTCCAGTCGAGCCGAATTAATCTCGCCGGTTAATTTGTAGGCTCCGACCATGTTGTAGTTGCTGGAACCGGGGTTAAGTTGATCCAGGAACCAAAGTCTTTGCTGTGCATAGGAAAGCGGAAATATGACTGTGTCCGGATCCGTCTTTTGAATCGGTAACAGACCAGGCGATAAATCGGAAGTTTGCACCTTCGAGCCGATCAAACGCGAAAGGGATTCCGTCAATGAGTGAGAAAAGACATCCCGAACAGAAATTCCCACGTTAAACGTCTCCTGAATGCGTAAAACTAAACGCATCACCAACAGTGAATGTCCGCCCAGTTCGAAGAAATCATGGTGGGTGCCGATGCCCTGCACGTTCAGCACTTGCTGGAAAATGTCCAACAGTTTGGCTTCAATCTCATTGGTTGGTGCGACGTATTTCACGCTTGCTTGCGCTGCTTTATCCGGCTCCGGTAAGGCGTTTCGATCGACCTTGCCGTTCGGCGTCAGCGGAAGCTTGTCCATCTGTACATAGTAGGGCGGGACCATATAGTCCGGAAGATACTCAGATAAGTAGGCTTTCAACTCTGCTCCCGGGAGCTCGCGGTCTGCGACGACATACGCGCAAAGGTAAAGGTCGTCTTCGTTCCCTTTGGCCGATACGATCGCTTCTTTGATGTTGTCGTGCTGCAACATTTGGGTTTCAATTTCGCTCAGTTCGATCCGGAAACCGCGAATTTTGACTTGGTGGTCGACACGGCCCAAAAATTCAAGGTTGCCATCGGGCAGCCACTTTCCAACATCGCCGGTACGGTACAACAACTGCGGCTCCTGCCCATCCACTTTCACCGAAACGAATCTATCCGCCGTCAGTTCCGGACGGTTAAAGTAGCCGGCCGATACACCGACACCTCCGATGTAGAACTCTCCCAGCGTTCCGAGCGGTACGGGCTGTCTATTCTTGTCCAACACATACACTTTGGCGTTGCGGATCGGTTTGCCGACCGGCACGGTCGCGAGGTGCTCGAATTCGCGACCGTCGATCTGGTAGGACGTAGCGACGTCGGTGCATTCGGCCGGCCCATAAGAGTTGATGATCCGCGCGTTGCAGGCGCCCGATCGGATCCACGGCGTCAAGAACGCAGGTTTTAACGGTTCCCCGCCGAGATACACGCAGCGCAATGTTTTTAAAGATTCAAACTTCGTATCGAAATCCACAAGTGGCTGGAACGCACTCGGTGTGCAGTTTACGAACGTGATGTTTTGCTGCTTGATGATACGAAACATCCGGTTGTAATCGTAAAGACCGGGAGTAAACAGGCATAATGTCCCGCCCTTTACCAAGCTGGCGTAGAGATTTTTTTGTGCCAAGTCAAAGCTGATCGGAGCGATTAACAAGATGTTATCCTGATCCGTGATCTCGTACTGGTCGCTGGTAAACCAATCGATGAGGTTGGCAAACGCGTTCGCCCGCACTTTGACCCCTTTAGGCTTTCCGGTTGAGCCTGACGTGTACAGCAGGTACATAATCCGTGCGGGATCGTACGTCAAGCCGAGGTTATCTCCGCTCCATTCGTTCTGTTCAAGCAGGTCCTCAATCGCGGTGAACTCGCTTCCCTCATGCGTGACTTCTACGTTCAATTGTCGTTGCGTAAGGACGAGGGTGATTTGCGAATCGTCCAAAAGATATCGAATGCGTTCCTGCGGATATTCCGCGTCGATCGGCACATAGGCGGCCCCCGCCTTTAAAATGCCGTAGAGTCCGACCATCATTTCAAGGGATCGTTGTGTCATCAGTCCGACAACGGTGTTTTCGCCGACCCCTTTTTGTCGCAGGTAATGCGCTACTTGATTGGCTTGACGGTTGAACTCGCGATAGGTCAGCACGTCGTTTTCAAAGAGGAGCGCCGGACGGTCCGGCGTTTTTTCAACCTGCTCCTCAAATTGTTCTATGACAGTCTTACAGTTCTGCGTGCTGACGGCCGTGTTGTTGAAATCCTCCAGAATCTGGCGGCGCTCGTCTGCCGAGAGCATATCGAGCTGCGCCAACTTGGTTTCCGCATTATCGGCCACCTGTTGCAAAATGTTGGTAAAATGTCCGGCCAGCCGCTCGACCGTTTCCTTTTTGAACAGCTTGGTGCAGTATCCCAAGGTGCAGGCGAGGCGGCCCTCCACCTCTTCTACGGTGATGGTCAGGTCGAACTTGGCCATCCCACTGTCGAACGGGTATGGCGTGAAGCTCAGCCCCTCGACTTCGAGTTGTCCGCGGTCGGTATTTTGCAGCACAAACAACGTGTCAAACAAGGGATTGCGGCTCATGTCCCGCGGGATATTCAACTGTTCGACCAATTGTTCAAACGGGTAGTTTTGGTGTTCATACGCTTTGAGAGCATTTTCTTTTACACGTTTCAAAAATTCGCGGAAGGTCAACTCACTGACAGGGAAGTTCCTCATTGCCAACGTGTTGACAAACATCCCGATCATACTTTGCAAATCGGCATGCGGTCGGCCAGCGATCGGCGAACCGATGACGATGTCTTCCTGGCCGGTGTATTTGGACAGCACGGTGTTGTACGCTGCCAACAGCACCATATAGAGCGTGGAGCCCGTTGCTTTTGCCAAAGCGTGCAATTTGCCGGTCAACTCGCGGCCAAGCTCAAACGTGAGGCTGCTTCCCTCGAAGTTTTGGACGGAAGGACGTGGAAAATCGGTCGGCATGTTAAGCACCGGAATTTCCCCGGCAAACGTGTCCAGCCAGTATCGTTCATCCGCTTGGAGCGCAGGGCTGGCAAACCGTTCATTTTGCCAAGCGGAAAAGTCTTTGTATTGAATCCGCAACGGCGAAAGGTAGTTTCCTTGGTACAACGTAACGAATTCTTGGATCAGGATGCCGATGGAAACCCCATCCGAGATGATGTGGTGCATGTCAAACAGCAACAGATGTCTGTCCGCCGCCAATTTGATCAGCTCAACCCGCAAGAGAGGCGCTTGGCTCAAGTCAAACGGCTGCACGAACTCGGCGATCAACGCCTGCGCCCGCTTTTCTTCCGCTTCCTTCACTTCGACGGCAAAGGGGACATTCGATTGAACTCGTTGCACAATCTCTTCGTCCGCCATTTCGAATGAGGTGCGCAGCGTCTCATGTCGCCGGATGAGTTGTTGGAAGGCTGCTTCCAAACGCTTCGGGTCCAGAGAGCCTTCGACCAGCATTGCTCCCGGCATGTTGTAGCTGGTGTTTACCTCTTGAATCTGATCCAGCATGTACAACCGCTTTTGGGAGGAGGAAGCAGGGTAAAACTCTTTTTCCTCTATCTGCTGAATTGCTTCGTAGATGCTGAGTTCCGCTTGCTGGATCCGCTTTGCCAACTCCTTGACGGTCGTGTTTTTAAAGACCTCGCTCAAAGGCAATTGCATTTCCAGTTCCTTGTGAATTTTAAATAGGAGAATGGTCGCCTTCAGTGAATGTCCGCCCAGTTCGAAGAAATCATGGTGGGTGCCGATGCCCTGCACGTTCAGCACTTGCTGGAAAATGTCCAACAGTTTGGCTTCGATCTCATTGGTTGGTGCGACGTATTTCACGCTTGCTTGCACTGCTTTATCCGGCTCCGGTAAGGCGTTTCGATCGACCTTGCCGTTCGGCGTCAGCGGAAGCTTGTCCATCTGTACATAGTAGGGCGGGACCATATAGTCCGGAAGATACTCAGATAAGTAAGCTTTCAACTCTGCTCCCGGGAGCTCGCGGTCTGCGACGACATACGCGCAAAGGTAAAGGTCGTCTTCGTTCCCTTTGGCCGATACGATCGCTTCTTTGATGTTGTCGTGCTGCAACATTTGGGTTTCAATTTCGCTCAGTTCGATCCGGAAACCGCGAATTTTGACTTGGTGGTCGACACGGCCCAAAAATTCAAGGTTGCCATCGGGCAGCCACTTTCCAACATCGCCGGTACGGTACAACAACTGCGGCTCCTGCCCATCCACTTTCACCGAAACGAATCTATCCGCCGTCAGTTCCGGACGGTTAAAGTAGCCGGCCGATACACCGACACCTCCGATGTAGAACTCTCCCAGCGTTCCGAGCGGTACGGGCTGTCTATTCTTGTCCAACACATACACTTTGGCGTTGCGGATCGGTTTGCCGACCGGCACGGTCGCGAGGTGCTCGAATTCGCGACCGTCGATCTGGTAGGACGTAGCGACGTCGGTGCATTCGGCCGGCCCATAAGAGTTGATGATCCGCGCGTTGCAGGCGCCCGATCGGATCCACGGCGTCAAGAACGCAGGTTTTAACGGTTCCCCGCCGAGATACACGCAGCGCAATGTTTTTAAAGATTCAAACTTCGTATCGAAATCCACAAGTGGCTGGAACGCACTCGGTGTGCAGTTTACGAACGTGATGTTTTGCTGCTTGATGATACGAAACATCCGGTTGTAATCGTAAAGACCGGGAGTAAACAGGCATAATGTCCCGCCCTTTACCAAGCTGGCGTAGAGATTTTTTTGTGCCAAGTCAAAGCTGATCGGAGCGATTAACAAGATGTTATCCTGATCCGTGATCTCGTACTGGTCGCTGGTAAACCAATCGATGAGGTTGGCAAACGCGTTCGCCCGCACTTTGACCCCTTTAGGCTTTCCGGTTGAGCCTGACGTGTACAGCAGGTACATAATCCGTGCGGGATCGTACGTCAAGCCGAGGTTATCTCCGCTCCATTCGTTCTGTTCAAGCAGGTCCTCAATCGCGGTGAACTCGCTTCCCTCATGCGTGACTTCTACGTTCAATTGTCGTTGCGTAAGGACGAGGGTGATTTGCGAATCGTCCAAAAGATATCGAATGCGTTCCTGCGGATATTCCGCGTCGATCGGCACATAGGCGGCCCCCGCCTTTAAAATGCCGTAGAGTCCGACCATCATTTCAAGGGATCGTTGTGTCATCAGTCCGACAACGGTGTTTTCGCCGACCCCTTTTTGTCGCAGGTAATGCGCTACTTGATTGGCTTGACGGTTGAACTCGCGATAGGTCAGCACGTCGTTTTCAAAGAGGAGCGCCGGACGGTCCGGCGTTTTTTCAACCTGCTCCTCAAATTGTTCTATGACAGTCTTACAGTTCTGCGTGCTGACGGCCGTGTTGTTGAAATCCTCCAGAATCTGGCGGCGCTCGTCTGCCGAGAGCATATCGAGCTGCGCCAACTTGGTTTCCGCATTATCGGCCACCTGTTGCAAAATGTTGGTAAAATGTCCGGCCAGCCGCTCGACCGTTTCCTTTTTGAACAGCTTGGTGCAGTATCCCAAGGTGCAGGCGAGGCGGCCCTCCACCTCTTCTACGGTGATGGTCAGGTCGAACTTGGCCATCCCACTGTCGAACGGGTATGGCGTGAAGCTCAGCCCCTCGACTTCGAGTTGTCCGCGGTCGGTATTTTGCAGCACAAACAACGTGTCAAACAAGGGATTGCGGCTCATGTCCCGCGGGATATTCAACTGTTCGACCAATTGTTCAAACGGGTAGTTTTGGTGTTCATACGCTTTGAGAGCATTTTCTTTTACACGTTTCAAAAATTCGCGGAAGGTCAACTCACTGACAGGGAAGTTCCTCATTGCCAACGTGTTGACAAACATCCCGATCATACTTTGCAAATCGGCATGCGGTCGGCCAGCGATCGGCGAACCGATGACGATGTCTTCCTGGCCGGTGTATTTGGACAGCACGGTGTTGTACGCTGCCAACAGCACCATATAGAGCGTGGAGCCCGTTGCTTTTGCCAAAGCGTGCAATTTGCCGGTCAACTCGCGGCCAAGCTCAAACGTGAGGCTGCTTCCCTCGAAGTTTTGGACGGAAGGACGTGGAAAATCGGTCGGCATGTTAAGCACCGGAATTTCCCCGGCAAACGTGTCCAGCCAGTATCGTTCATCCGCTTGGAGCGCAGGGCTGGCAAACCGTTCATTTTGCCAAGCGGAAAAGTCTTTGTATTGAATCCGCAACGGCGAAAGGTAGTTTCCTTGGTACAACGTAACGAATTCTTGGATCAGGATGCCGATGGAAACCCCATCCGAGATGATGTGGTGCATGTCAAACAGCAACAGATGTCTGTCCGTCGCCAATTTGATCAGCTCAACCCGCAAGAGAGGCGCTTGGCTCAAGTCAAACGGCTGCACGAACTCGGTGATAAATGCCTCCGCCTGCTCTTCTACCGCTTCCTTCACATCGATGGTAAAGAGGACGTTCGGACGAACTCGTTGCACAATCTCTTCGTCCGCCATTTCGAATGAGGTGCGCAGGGTCTCATGCCGCTGGATAAGTTGTCGAAACGCTTCTTCCAGCCTGTCCTTGTCTAGATCGCCTTCCACCAGCATGGCTCCCGGCATGTTGTAGCTCGCCCCGGCCCCTTCCAACTGTCCGAGTATGTATAGCCGTTTTTGAGCGGATGATGTCGGATAGTAGGCTTGTTCCGCGATCGGTTGGATGGCCGCATGGGTGTTTTGTTCGGTGTTTTGCACAAAGTGGGCGAGCTCTTTGATTTTCGGGTTCGCAAAGACTTCGCTTAAAGGCACTTCCACATGGAGTTCCTTGTGAATTTTGGAAATGAGGATCGTTGCTTTCAGTGAATGCCCGCCAAGCTCAAAGAAATCATGATGGATGCCGATATCCTCCACTTCGAGCACCTCTTGGAAGATCTTCACCAATTTTGCTTCAATCTCATGGGTCGGCGCTGCGTACTCCACGCCGGTGTATACACTCTTATCCGGTTCCGGCAACGCCTTTCTGTCTAGCTTGCCGTTTGGAGACAGTGGCAGTTGATCCAGATACACGAAAAAAGAAGGAATCATATATCCCGGGAGTTGTTTGGACAAGTAGTCTCGGAGTTCCGTAACGGTCAGTTCCCAGTCTGCCACTATATAGGCGCACAGATATTTGTTGCCAGCCTCGCCGCGATCTGCGACTACCGCTTCCTTGATACTGTCATGGTTTTGCAACTGGGCTTCAATCTCACCCAACTCGATCCTGAAGCCGCGAATTTTCACTTGGAAGTCAGACCGTCCCAAATACTCAATCGCGCCGTTTTCCAGATAGCGCGCAATGTCGCCCGTCTTGTAGATGCGGTGTCCGAGTTCTTCTGCAAAGAGATCTGGAATAAAACGATCGGCCGTCAGATCCGGGCGTTTCCAATAACCGCGCGCCAGTTGGCAGCCGCCGATATACAGATCGCCAGTCACGCCGATTGGCACCGGATTGAGCATCTCGTCTAGAATATACATCTGCGTATTCGCGATCGGATAACCAATCGGAACAGAGCGTAAAGAGTCCGACGGCTCGCATTTCCACCACGTTACATCCACAGCAGCTTCCGTCGGGCCGTACAAATTGTGCAGTTCGCAATCAGGGAAAGCTTCAAAAAATTCTTTGGCCAGAGTGACCGGCAATGCCTCTCCGCTGCAAATCACGCGTCGTAGTGATGCACACTCGCGACTCCGCGGGTTTGCAAGAAAGATTTGCAACATCGAAGGGACAAAGTGTATCGTTGTGATCGACTCTTCCTTGATCAGATCAATCAGGTAATCCGGGTCTTTGTGTCCTTCCGGCTTGGCAACCACTAGTTGCGCGCCGACCAGAAACGGCCACAGAAACTCCCACACTGACACGTCAAACGAATATGGTGTCTTTTGCAACACACGGTCTTTACTGCTCAACTGCAATGCTTCCTGCATCCAAAGGATGCGATTTCGAATGCCTCCGTGCGTGTTCACGACTCCTTTGGGACGGCTGGTTGAACCGGACGTGTAGATCATATAAGCCGCATTGTCCGCCGCGAGCGGAACGGCTGCAGCAGGCGCTTCCGGCAAGTCGCCATCGTCGAGTACGATCGCTTTGTTGGCAACGCCTAGCTTTTCCAGCAGGGGGAGCAGCGACTTTTGTGTCAGTATCACGTTGGGATTTACTTCCGTGACCATCCATTCGATGCGTTCTTGCGGCAACTCCGGGTCGATCGGCACATAAAAGCCGCCGGTTCGCATAACGGCATGAAGGGAAGCGACCATCTCTACTGATCGGTACATCACGATGGCCACCGGGGACTCAGTCTGCACACCGCGAGCTGCAAGGATACCGGCAATCCGATCGATCCGGTCGTCCAGTTCCTGATACGTCAGCTTTTTCCCCGAAAAGTGTAGCGCCGTTTGCTGCGGAGTTTCCTGCGCTTGCGTTCGTAACCAGTCATGCACCCAACCGGTTTCCGGATATGCCCGTTCCGTTTGGTTCCATTGCTTCAGGAGCAGGAACCGTTCTTCCTGACACAAATAGTCAAGCGACCCGATGGCGTTTTCCGGTTCCCGAATGGCCGAAGTCAGCAGGTTGATGAAATGGCTGACGAATCGTTCCGCCGTGGTCGTGAAAAACAGATCTCGGTTATAGGTCAAAGTACCATATAGTTTGTCCCGCCCCTCCGAAATAAAGAGCTGGAGATCACGTTCCAACCAGCGCTTTTCAAATTCGATCGATTCAAACACCAGCTCCCCCAGATCGAGTTGAGCGCCGTTCCACCCTTGAATAAATGGTGCGATATCCTCAATCATACGTGGACGGTCATAGACGAACTCAACATCGTAAAGCGGTGATCGGCTTCTGTCGCGCTGACTTGTTACTTTTTGCACAAGGGCGGGAAATGGGAAATCTTGTTTGCGGAGATGCTTCCCGGCGCTCTGGTTGACATCGGTCACGAGGTCTACGAAGGACATCTTTGGCGTTACGAGCTGGCGATTGACCAGCATGTTGACAAAAAATCCGAATGTTTCACGAAATTTCCCGCGCGTTCGACCAGCATAGGGAGAACCCACGACGATG from Paenibacillus sophorae encodes:
- a CDS encoding non-ribosomal peptide synthetase, with protein sequence MNDQVLVSTPLSYGQKALWFQHQGNQEAPFNHLSFAARVVSGKDPDRLRQALNRLFQKYDSLHTRFFEREGELFQEVVHEVELPFEEIDATSLDEPTLLAKIAEVADEPYDLTSGVLMKAKLYHCANGEMVFFLGFHHISVDLWSMTGFIQELSQIFGNEAIGEEKREDRVNNYAEFVEYQSLIVHGDRGEELLNYWQSVLGQEIPILQLPEDATRPGIKTHRAATIRFELPMTLEASLRAFAKERGVTLYPVLLAAYMALLHKYSGQSDIVVGSPYAGRTRGKFRETFGFFVNMLVNRQLVTPKMSFVDLVTDVNQSAGKHLRKQDFPFPALVQKVTSQRDRSRSPLYDVEFVYDRPRMIEDIAPFIQGWNGAQLDLGELVFESIEFEKRWLERDLQLFISEGRDKLYGTLTYNRDLFFTTTAERFVSHFINLLTSAIREPENAIGSLDYLCQEERFLLLKQWNQTERAYPETGWVHDWLRTQAQETPQQTALHFSGKKLTYQELDDRIDRIAGILAARGVQTESPVAIVMYRSVEMVASLHAVMRTGGFYVPIDPELPQERIEWMVTEVNPNVILTQKSLLPLLEKLGVANKAIVLDDGDLPEAPAAAVPLAADNAAYMIYTSGSTSRPKGVVNTHGGIRNRILWMQEALQLSSKDRVLQKTPYSFDVSVWEFLWPFLVGAQLVVAKPEGHKDPDYLIDLIKEESITTIHFVPSMLQIFLANPRSRECASLRRVICSGEALPVTLAKEFFEAFPDCELHNLYGPTEAAVDVTWWKCEPSDSLRSVPIGYPIANTQMYILDEMLNPVPIGVTGDLYIGGCQLARGYWKRPDLTADRFIPDLFAEELGHRIYKTGDIARYLENGAIEYLGRSDFQVKIRGFRIELGEIEAQLQNHDSIKEAVVADRGEAGNKYLCAYIVADWELTVTELRDYLSKQLPGYMIPSFFVYLDQLPLSPNGKLDRKALPEPDKSVYTGVEYAAPTHEIEAKLVKIFQEVLEVEDIGIHHDFFELGGHSLKATILISKIHKELHVEVPLSEVFANPKIKELAHFVQNTEQNTHAAIQPIAEQAYYPTSSAQKRLYILGQLEGAGASYNMPGAMLVEGDLDKDRLEEAFRQLIQRHETLRTSFEMADEEIVQRVRPNVLFTIDVKEAVEEQAEAFITEFVQPFDLSQAPLLRVELIKLATDRHLLLFDMHHIISDGVSIGILIQEFVTLYQGNYLSPLRIQYKDFSAWQNERFASPALQADERYWLDTFAGEIPVLNMPTDFPRPSVQNFEGSSLTFELGRELTGKLHALAKATGSTLYMVLLAAYNTVLSKYTGQEDIVIGSPIAGRPHADLQSMIGMFVNTLAMRNFPVSELTFREFLKRVKENALKAYEHQNYPFEQLVEQLNIPRDMSRNPLFDTLFVLQNTDRGQLEVEGLSFTPYPFDSGMAKFDLTITVEEVEGRLACTLGYCTKLFKKETVERLAGHFTNILQQVADNAETKLAQLDMLSADERRQILEDFNNTAVSTQNCKTVIEQFEEQVEKTPDRPALLFENDVLTYREFNRQANQVAHYLRQKGVGENTVVGLMTQRSLEMMVGLYGILKAGAAYVPIDAEYPQERIRYLLDDSQITLVLTQRQLNVEVTHEGSEFTAIEDLLEQNEWSGDNLGLTYDPARIMYLLYTSGSTGKPKGVKVRANAFANLIDWFTSDQYEITDQDNILLIAPISFDLAQKNLYASLVKGGTLCLFTPGLYDYNRMFRIIKQQNITFVNCTPSAFQPLVDFDTKFESLKTLRCVYLGGEPLKPAFLTPWIRSGACNARIINSYGPAECTDVATSYQIDGREFEHLATVPVGKPIRNAKVYVLDKNRQPVPLGTLGEFYIGGVGVSAGYFNRPELTADRFVSVKVDGQEPQLLYRTGDVGKWLPDGNLEFLGRVDHQVKIRGFRIELSEIETQMLQHDNIKEAIVSAKGNEDDLYLCAYVVADRELPGAELKAYLSEYLPDYMVPPYYVQMDKLPLTPNGKVDRNALPEPDKAVQASVKYVAPTNEIEAKLLDIFQQVLNVQGIGTHHDFFELGGHSLKATILLFKIHKELEMQLPLSEVFKNTTVKELAKRIQQAELSIYEAIQQIEEKEFYPASSSQKRLYMLDQIQEVNTSYNMPGAMLVEGSLDPKRLEAAFQQLIRRHETLRTSFEMADEEIVQRVQSNVPFAVEVKEAEEKRAQALIAEFVQPFDLSQAPLLRVELIKLAADRHLLLFDMHHIISDGVSIGILIQEFVTLYQGNYLSPLRIQYKDFSAWQNERFASPALQADERYWLDTFAGEIPVLNMPTDFPRPSVQNFEGSSLTFELGRELTGKLHALAKATGSTLYMVLLAAYNTVLSKYTGQEDIVIGSPIAGRPHADLQSMIGMFVNTLAMRNFPVSELTFREFLKRVKENALKAYEHQNYPFEQLVEQLNIPRDMSRNPLFDTLFVLQNTDRGQLEVEGLSFTPYPFDSGMAKFDLTITVEEVEGRLACTLGYCTKLFKKETVERLAGHFTNILQQVADNAETKLAQLDMLSADERRQILEDFNNTAVSTQNCKTVIEQFEEQVEKTPDRPALLFENDVLTYREFNRQANQVAHYLRQKGVGENTVVGLMTQRSLEMMVGLYGILKAGAAYVPIDAEYPQERIRYLLDDSQITLVLTQRQLNVEVTHEGSEFTAIEDLLEQNEWSGDNLGLTYDPARIMYLLYTSGSTGKPKGVKVRANAFANLIDWFTSDQYEITDQDNILLIAPISFDLAQKNLYASLVKGGTLCLFTPGLYDYNRMFRIIKQQNITFVNCTPSAFQPLVDFDTKFESLKTLRCVYLGGEPLKPAFLTPWIRSGACNARIINSYGPAECTDVATSYQIDGREFEHLATVPVGKPIRNAKVYVLDKNRQPVPLGTLGEFYIGGVGVSAGYFNRPELTADRFVSVKVDGQEPQLLYRTGDVGKWLPDGNLEFLGRVDHQVKIRGFRIELSEIETQMLQHDNIKEAIVSAKGNEDDLYLCAYVVADRELPGAELKAYLSEYLPDYMVPPYYVQMDKLPLTPNGKVDRNALPEPDKAAQASVKYVAPTNEIEAKLLDIFQQVLNVQGIGTHHDFFELGGHSLLVMRLVLRIQETFNVGISVRDVFSHSLTESLSRLIGSKVQTSDLSPGLLPIQKTDPDTVIFPLSYAQQRLWFLDQLNPGSSNYNMVGAYKLTGEINSARLEAVFNEIARRHAILRTTFGVREGVPYQHVNAEPRIGFHCIEIPAEQEVSTLIQEEARVGFDLTHGPLLRVLLMRKEGHQSEHVLVVNMHHIISDGWSLNVLVREIGELWKLSGEPEGDFSQFQQPVLQYGDYSIWQRDLFETGYLNEQMVYWKQHLGGHKGVLELPTDKTRSTSGVGRGAEVPIRIAESELTMLKQLAQANSCTLYMVLLAAYAVVIQRYSGEDDIVIGTAVANRSRSELEGLIGFFVNTLALRIDLSEELQLSEYLERVKKVVLNGFSNGDVPFDVVLDEVNPPRLPGIHPLFQTMFILQTASPTTISLQGLEITPVHMPLDESKFDLFLNLEEVRGELVGHLEFNEDLFHGEQIRKLGEYLTSLLDAWVKNADGKLSELKASIQAGRQAKPVLSPQDLRGLLNKLTDGRSG